The Solidesulfovibrio fructosivorans JJ] nucleotide sequence GGCCACGCGCGTGAGTTCCCGGACGAGACGCGCGGCGTCCGGCACGGCATGCAACAGATTGCAGGCGACCACCGTGGCGAAGCGGTGGGGGCCGAAAGGCAGGGCCAGGGCGTCCGCGTGCACGAGCGCGATGTTGTCCGGCATGCGGCCGGCCAGCCGCACCAAGCGCCTTTTGGCCAGCCGCAGCAGGGTCAGGGATTGGTCGAGGCAGATCACGGGCCGGTCCCGACAGGCGGCATAAGCCTTGGCCGTAAAGGCCAGGGAGCCGCACCCGGCATCCAGGACCCAACCTGAAGCGGCGTCCAGGGCCCCACGGCACAGCCGTTCCACCGCCGATGGCCAGTAGCCCCAGACCAGCCGGTTGTAGAAGCGGTTGCAGGCGACCTGATCGTAAAACGACAGGGCTCCCGGCCGGTCATAGGCATTGCCGGCGTCGTCCGTCGCGTACACGGAGAAGATATCCGGCTCCACCCGCCGCGGCGGCGTTTCGGTCTCGAAGAGGGCAAAAAGCGTCTGTTCGTCGCGCATGTCGGAACCTCCCGGAACGGCCGTCCCGGCCTCACCGTTCCCGTTCTCGCCTGTCCGGTCCGGCCGGGAGCCGGAAATAAGCCGCGCAAAGGGCTGTCTACCTCCCGCGTCCGCCCGGCCACGTCAAACGCCGGTTGTTTGAGTCCGATGATCAACTCGCCCTGGGAGCATGCGCCTGCCGCGCGCGCCAAGCGCCGTTAGCGCAGCCTGCCCGCCCGCCACAACCGCAGCATGGTCGTGGCGTTGACCACGGCGATGGACGATTCGAGCATCGTGCCGCCGATGGAGCCCGACAGGATGTTGTTGGTC carries:
- a CDS encoding class I SAM-dependent methyltransferase → MRDEQTLFALFETETPPRRVEPDIFSVYATDDAGNAYDRPGALSFYDQVACNRFYNRLVWGYWPSAVERLCRGALDAASGWVLDAGCGSLAFTAKAYAACRDRPVICLDQSLTLLRLAKRRLVRLAGRMPDNIALVHADALALPFGPHRFATVVACNLLHAVPDAARLVRELTRVAEPGGNMACTTLIRAGRLADRYLEMWGRAGEVVPRSRREVLDLFKVEGSEASLAARQKGNMLFLESAARTS